The Nitrosomonas communis genome has a segment encoding these proteins:
- a CDS encoding amidohydrolase family protein, which translates to MNCRPPDPDDCWLNTCVFPLFNPDIALTETEAYAGVRLSALDLINTGVTTTVDWSHAFTPQFVRGNIRALGDSGLRFVFAHLGNADPASIADIKLVKQTLIDPNPRATFQVASHLSETLQADLTAMSKLAKELGVILHVHLLENIVQREDN; encoded by the coding sequence ATGAATTGCAGACCACCTGATCCCGACGATTGTTGGCTGAATACTTGTGTATTCCCACTATTTAATCCTGACATTGCGCTCACTGAAACCGAGGCTTACGCGGGCGTTCGGCTCAGCGCTCTGGACCTGATCAACACCGGGGTCACCACCACGGTCGACTGGTCGCATGCCTTCACACCCCAGTTCGTGCGGGGGAATATTCGCGCCCTCGGTGACTCTGGACTGCGCTTCGTGTTCGCGCATCTTGGCAATGCTGATCCTGCCAGCATCGCGGATATCAAGCTCGTCAAGCAGACACTGATTGATCCCAACCCCAGAGCTACTTTTCAAGTCGCATCCCATCTATCGGAAACACTTCAAGCCGATCTCACCGCGATGTCTAAGCTGGCCAAGGAATTAGGAGTGATACTGCATGTGCATTTGCTGGAGAACATCGTGCAGCGTGAAGATAACTAG